Proteins encoded by one window of Nocardia goodfellowii:
- the trxA gene encoding thioredoxin encodes MATQTLTQKNFDEVVTGNDVVLVDFWADWCGPCKQFAPTFEASSEKYPDVVHGKVDTEAEQTLAAAANIRSIPTIMAFREGVLVFAQPGALPPAALEDLVTQVKGLDMDEVRKQLAEQQATAE; translated from the coding sequence ATGGCCACCCAGACACTCACGCAGAAGAACTTCGACGAGGTAGTCACCGGAAACGACGTGGTACTCGTCGACTTCTGGGCAGACTGGTGCGGACCGTGCAAGCAGTTCGCGCCGACCTTCGAGGCTTCCTCGGAGAAGTACCCCGACGTCGTCCACGGCAAGGTGGACACCGAGGCCGAGCAGACGCTGGCCGCGGCCGCGAACATCCGCTCGATCCCGACCATCATGGCGTTCCGCGAGGGCGTGCTGGTCTTCGCGCAGCCGGGCGCGCTGCCGCCGGCGGCGCTGGAGGATCTCGTCACGCAGGTCAAGGGCCTGGACATGGACGAGGTACGCAAGCAGCTGGCCGAGCAGCAGGCGACAGCCGAGTAG
- a CDS encoding TetR/AcrR family transcriptional regulator: protein MTATRARSYHHGDLRAELLQRAEATLRESGVDGLSLRQLARDTGVSHGAPTRHFRDKQALLDALAVAGFERLGADFENLAAAGSTTDPMRAMARTYLRFATENSALLALMFARRHSPVAGDVMSQAVDRAFAVPISLIADAQSRGEIIPDDPRRIALTAVAALQGLATFLSSGLVAAEAAEEWLDGLVSHVMLGLRPR from the coding sequence ATGACCGCAACCCGCGCACGCTCGTATCACCACGGCGACCTCCGCGCCGAGCTGTTGCAGCGCGCCGAAGCCACGCTGCGCGAATCCGGCGTCGACGGGTTGTCGCTGCGCCAGTTGGCGCGCGACACCGGAGTCAGCCACGGCGCGCCCACCCGCCACTTCCGCGACAAACAGGCGCTGCTCGACGCGCTCGCCGTCGCCGGATTCGAGCGCCTCGGCGCCGATTTCGAGAATCTCGCCGCCGCCGGGTCCACGACCGACCCGATGCGCGCGATGGCCCGCACCTACCTGCGCTTCGCCACCGAGAACTCGGCCCTGCTGGCCTTGATGTTCGCGCGCCGGCACAGCCCGGTGGCCGGGGACGTCATGTCACAGGCGGTCGACCGCGCGTTCGCGGTACCGATCAGCCTGATCGCCGACGCGCAGAGCCGCGGGGAGATCATCCCCGACGACCCGCGCCGAATCGCCCTCACCGCAGTCGCCGCGCTCCAAGGTCTGGCGACTTTTCTGAGCTCCGGGCTCGTCGCCGCCGAAGCGGCGGAGGAGTGGCTCGACGGCCTGGTCAGCCACGTGATGCTGGGTCTGCGACCGCGCTGA
- a CDS encoding isocitrate/isopropylmalate dehydrogenase family protein — MSRAKERLRLGLIEGDGIGPEVVRATRRVVDEALAAAAASPVDWVPLLMGHRAIEEFGAPLPERTLQALEDLDAWILGPHDNAAYAAEHRREVAPGGAIRKHFGLYANIRPARAFRGVRATAPDIDLVIVRENSEGFYADRNMFAGSGEFRPTPDIAMAIGVVTRRACELIAHEAFRLASARRKKVTIVHKANVLPMTMGLFRDVCYEIAHSYPGVQVGDEHVDAMAAHLVRAAGDFDVVVTENLFGDILSDLAGELSGSLGMAASLNCSATRAMAQAVHGAAPSLAGHNRANPVALQLSAAMLLNWLGTRDGDAALVHAGERIEHAVAAAFEAGIATADLGGIASTSEFTEQICARVHRR, encoded by the coding sequence GTGAGCAGAGCGAAGGAACGGCTACGACTAGGCCTGATCGAGGGTGACGGCATCGGACCCGAGGTCGTGCGGGCCACCCGGCGGGTAGTGGACGAGGCCCTCGCGGCCGCCGCCGCGTCGCCCGTCGACTGGGTGCCGCTGCTGATGGGTCATCGCGCCATCGAGGAATTCGGGGCCCCGCTGCCCGAGCGGACCTTGCAGGCTCTCGAAGATCTGGACGCCTGGATTCTCGGCCCGCACGACAACGCCGCCTACGCCGCCGAACATCGGCGCGAGGTCGCTCCGGGCGGCGCCATCCGCAAGCACTTCGGCCTCTACGCCAATATCCGCCCGGCGCGAGCCTTCCGGGGTGTTCGCGCGACCGCTCCCGACATCGACCTCGTGATCGTCCGGGAGAACAGCGAGGGCTTTTACGCCGACCGCAATATGTTCGCCGGATCCGGAGAATTCCGGCCGACCCCGGACATCGCCATGGCCATCGGCGTCGTCACCAGACGGGCTTGCGAGCTGATCGCACACGAAGCTTTCCGGCTCGCCTCGGCGCGTCGCAAGAAAGTCACCATCGTGCACAAGGCCAACGTGCTGCCGATGACCATGGGTCTGTTCCGCGACGTCTGCTATGAGATTGCGCACTCCTATCCCGGCGTGCAGGTGGGCGACGAGCACGTCGACGCCATGGCCGCGCATCTGGTCCGCGCCGCCGGTGACTTCGACGTCGTGGTCACCGAAAACCTCTTCGGCGACATCCTTTCCGATCTCGCGGGCGAGCTCAGCGGCTCGCTCGGCATGGCCGCCTCGCTCAATTGCTCCGCGACGCGGGCCATGGCGCAGGCGGTGCACGGTGCCGCGCCGAGCCTGGCCGGGCACAACCGGGCCAACCCGGTCGCACTCCAGCTGTCTGCTGCGATGTTGCTGAACTGGCTGGGTACCCGCGACGGCGACGCCGCGCTGGTCCACGCGGGCGAGCGGATCGAGCATGCCGTGGCCGCGGCCTTCGAGGCCGGGATCGCCACCGCCGACCTCGGCGGCATCGCCTCCACCAGCGAATTCACCGAACAGATATGTGCTAGGGTCCACCGCCGGTAG
- a CDS encoding YhgE/Pip domain-containing protein, whose translation MTVRTFTAPVALLTVFAALLGTMYLGYASNTEKNLHDFPVALVNQDLGDTIDGAPANIGAQITEGLIAGIPADKVDLRVVGIASARAQLENGQVYGAIIIPSDFTKRLAILGAAAVVPGEVERPVITVQSNPRIGPYTAGIMSRIADRALAQVQQTVGENLAERVHTTVGPQGSAQISGAARLAIAEPVHIVDVPFRPMPDGAGQGLVAFFYTLILLLAGFTGAMIIHTLIDSALGFMPTEYGPWFVHPPATGISRLRTLLLKWGVIGAAAPVLSAVFLGTAKLLDVPLSSPLLLWLYGTLAIIAVGCTALAVLATFGTAGLMINLVLFVVLGLPSSAATVPLEAVPSYIAALARFEPMHQIYLAVRAILLFDGRAEAGLSQGIWMTLLGLAIGLVLGAAATFGYDHRGLHRAATESAAAAPARTPALSS comes from the coding sequence ATGACGGTTCGCACCTTCACCGCTCCGGTCGCGCTGCTGACGGTGTTCGCGGCACTGCTCGGCACCATGTACCTCGGCTATGCCAGCAATACCGAGAAGAATCTGCACGACTTCCCGGTCGCCCTGGTCAATCAAGACCTGGGCGACACGATCGACGGCGCACCGGCCAATATCGGCGCCCAGATCACCGAAGGTCTGATCGCGGGCATCCCGGCCGACAAGGTCGATCTGCGTGTGGTCGGAATCGCCAGTGCCCGAGCGCAATTGGAGAACGGCCAGGTCTACGGCGCGATCATCATCCCGTCCGACTTCACCAAGCGGCTGGCCATCCTCGGCGCCGCGGCGGTGGTGCCCGGTGAGGTGGAACGCCCGGTCATCACGGTGCAGAGCAACCCGCGCATCGGTCCGTACACCGCCGGCATCATGTCGCGCATCGCCGACCGCGCCCTGGCGCAGGTACAGCAGACCGTCGGCGAAAATCTCGCGGAACGCGTGCACACCACGGTCGGGCCGCAGGGATCGGCGCAGATCAGCGGTGCCGCGCGCCTCGCCATCGCCGAGCCCGTGCATATCGTCGACGTCCCGTTTCGGCCCATGCCCGATGGCGCGGGACAGGGCCTGGTCGCGTTCTTCTATACGTTGATCCTGCTGCTCGCCGGGTTCACCGGCGCCATGATCATCCACACCCTGATCGACTCGGCCCTCGGTTTCATGCCCACCGAATACGGGCCCTGGTTCGTTCATCCGCCCGCCACCGGCATCAGCCGCTTGCGCACCCTGTTGCTCAAATGGGGCGTCATCGGCGCCGCGGCGCCCGTGCTGTCCGCCGTATTCCTCGGCACCGCAAAGCTTTTGGACGTGCCGCTGTCCAGTCCGCTGCTGCTCTGGCTCTACGGCACACTCGCCATCATCGCCGTCGGATGCACGGCGCTAGCGGTCCTGGCGACCTTCGGCACCGCGGGTCTGATGATCAACCTGGTTCTGTTCGTGGTCCTCGGGTTGCCGTCCTCGGCCGCCACGGTTCCCCTGGAAGCTGTCCCGAGCTATATCGCGGCGCTGGCCCGTTTCGAACCCATGCACCAGATCTATCTCGCCGTGCGTGCCATCCTGCTCTTCGACGGCCGCGCCGAAGCCGGTCTGTCCCAAGGCATCTGGATGACGCTGCTCGGCCTCGCGATCGGCCTGGTCCTCGGTGCGGCGGCGACCTTCGGCTACGACCACCGCGGCCTGCATCGCGCCGCCACCGAATCCGCCGCCGCGGCACCGGCTCGCACACCCGCCTTGTCTTCCTGA
- a CDS encoding ABC transporter substrate-binding protein codes for MWRAAVSVRTVLGRRALEVMCVLTGGALILTGCSNTEETGAAVSKEKVEKVDSIASTLPDKIKSSGKLVVGVNIPYPPNEWKDGDKIVGFDVDLMDAIASVLGVKADYVESAFDKIIPATQAGTYDLGMSSISDTKEREQQVDFTNYFIAGVQWAQQKGKAIDPDNACGKRVAVQATTYEHTEEVPAKSAKCVAEGKAPIDIKAFDEQSAATNALILGQVDGMSADSPVTAYAIKQSEGKIEQAGPVFESQPYGWAVAKGSPLAGVLQKALQHLIDNGQYQKICENWGVQEGAITKAGINGAVS; via the coding sequence ATGTGGAGGGCTGCTGTGTCTGTTCGTACCGTGCTTGGCAGGCGCGCGTTGGAGGTGATGTGCGTACTCACCGGTGGCGCACTGATCCTGACGGGTTGTTCCAATACCGAAGAGACCGGAGCCGCGGTCTCGAAGGAAAAGGTGGAGAAGGTCGACTCGATCGCGTCGACGCTCCCCGACAAGATCAAGTCCTCCGGCAAGCTCGTAGTCGGAGTGAACATTCCCTACCCGCCCAACGAGTGGAAGGACGGCGACAAGATCGTCGGTTTCGACGTCGACCTGATGGACGCCATCGCTTCCGTGCTGGGTGTGAAGGCCGACTATGTCGAGTCCGCCTTCGACAAGATCATCCCCGCAACCCAGGCCGGTACCTACGACCTCGGGATGTCCTCGATCAGCGATACGAAGGAACGTGAGCAGCAGGTCGACTTCACCAACTACTTCATTGCCGGTGTCCAGTGGGCGCAGCAGAAGGGTAAGGCGATCGACCCGGACAATGCTTGCGGCAAGCGTGTCGCGGTGCAGGCCACCACGTATGAGCACACCGAGGAAGTGCCCGCCAAGAGCGCCAAGTGCGTCGCCGAGGGCAAGGCCCCGATCGACATCAAGGCCTTCGACGAACAGAGCGCCGCGACCAACGCGCTGATCCTCGGCCAGGTCGACGGCATGTCCGCCGACTCGCCCGTCACCGCGTACGCGATCAAGCAGAGCGAAGGCAAGATCGAGCAAGCCGGCCCGGTCTTCGAGTCGCAGCCCTACGGCTGGGCTGTGGCCAAGGGCTCGCCCCTGGCGGGCGTCCTGCAGAAGGCGCTGCAGCACCTGATCGATAACGGCCAGTACCAGAAGATCTGCGAGAACTGGGGCGTCCAGGAAGGCGCGATCACCAAGGCCGGTATCAACGGAGCCGTGAGCTGA
- a CDS encoding alpha-isopropylmalate synthase regulatory domain-containing protein, with translation MFIAAAPKGLRAESAGMTPEQFYDRYCGQDGPIRISDWAASGGRMAAFTATLEFADHLRSVAAIGSPVAALTSALYDEGYPVEILQFHQRRTELGTATFVQCEFNGRRGWGAALAGDSAESTARAMISGVNRLGA, from the coding sequence ATGTTCATCGCCGCCGCGCCCAAGGGCTTGCGGGCCGAAAGCGCCGGCATGACACCGGAACAGTTTTACGACCGGTACTGCGGGCAGGACGGCCCGATCCGGATCAGCGACTGGGCCGCGTCCGGCGGCCGGATGGCCGCCTTCACCGCGACCCTGGAATTCGCCGATCACCTGCGGTCCGTCGCGGCCATCGGCAGCCCCGTGGCGGCGCTCACCTCAGCGCTCTACGACGAGGGCTACCCGGTGGAGATCCTGCAATTCCATCAGCGCCGCACCGAGCTCGGCACCGCCACCTTCGTGCAGTGCGAGTTCAACGGGCGACGCGGCTGGGGAGCGGCCCTCGCCGGCGACAGCGCCGAATCCACCGCGCGCGCAATGATTTCCGGCGTCAACCGCCTCGGCGCGTAA
- a CDS encoding amino acid ABC transporter permease, with translation MSDPKTDTAPGDPGHGGGLAEPEPIKAVPLRRPGRWIAAAFILVLLGLFLYGAATKEEYKWATFGKYLFDKRILNGALVTLELTVLAMALAIILGIVLAVMRLSPNPVLRSVSWVYLWIFRGTPVYVQLVFWGLFPSLYKHLVLGVPFGPSFVDFNVQELQAAFLFAVIGLGLNEAAYMAEIVRAGINSVGEGQREASVALGMSWTQTMRRTVLPQAMRVIIPPTGNELIGMLKTTSLVTALPLTTDLYGRARDISSVNAQPVPLLLVTAAWYLAITSVLMVGQFYLERYYSRGISRQLTAKQLQELADAQGGVVKAK, from the coding sequence ATGTCCGACCCGAAAACCGACACCGCGCCCGGCGATCCCGGGCACGGTGGGGGCCTAGCCGAGCCGGAACCGATCAAAGCGGTTCCGCTGCGCCGGCCGGGCCGTTGGATCGCCGCGGCCTTCATTCTCGTTCTGCTCGGACTCTTCCTCTACGGCGCCGCCACCAAAGAGGAATACAAGTGGGCGACCTTCGGGAAGTACCTCTTCGATAAGCGCATCCTCAACGGCGCGCTGGTCACCCTCGAACTGACTGTGCTGGCGATGGCGCTGGCCATCATTTTGGGCATCGTGCTCGCCGTGATGCGGCTGTCGCCGAATCCGGTGCTCCGTTCGGTGTCCTGGGTCTATCTCTGGATTTTCCGCGGCACCCCGGTGTACGTGCAGCTGGTGTTCTGGGGCCTGTTCCCCTCGCTGTACAAGCACCTCGTCCTCGGTGTGCCGTTCGGTCCGTCGTTCGTCGACTTCAATGTGCAGGAGTTGCAGGCCGCGTTCCTTTTCGCGGTCATCGGCCTGGGCCTGAACGAGGCCGCGTACATGGCCGAAATCGTCCGTGCCGGAATCAATTCGGTCGGTGAAGGGCAGCGCGAGGCCTCCGTGGCGCTCGGCATGTCCTGGACCCAGACCATGCGGCGCACCGTGCTGCCGCAGGCGATGCGCGTCATCATTCCCCCCACCGGCAACGAGCTCATCGGCATGCTCAAGACCACCTCGCTGGTCACCGCGCTGCCGCTGACCACCGACCTCTACGGCCGGGCTCGCGACATCTCCAGCGTGAACGCCCAGCCGGTACCGCTGCTGCTGGTGACCGCGGCCTGGTACCTGGCGATCACCAGCGTGCTGATGGTCGGGCAGTTCTATCTGGAGCGGTACTACTCGCGCGGGATCTCCCGGCAGTTGACCGCGAAGCAGTTGCAGGAGCTGGCCGACGCCCAGGGCGGGGTGGTGAAGGCGAAATGA
- the polA gene encoding DNA polymerase I, translating into MTPATTDQRPSSAAGTSVEAPGERPTLLLLDGHSVAYRAFFALPAENFKTVTGQTTNAVYGFTAMLINLLRDEKPSHVAAAFDVSRKTFRTEAYPEYKANRSQTPDEFRGQVELTKDVLAAMGIPVMAIDGFEADDLIATLTTQATAQGFRVLIVSGDRDAIQLVTDDVTVLYPRKGVSDLTRFTPDEVMTKYGLTPSQYPDYAALRGDPSDNLPGIPGVGEKTAAKWIREYGDLNTLVEKVDEVKGKVGDALRANLSSVVLNRQLTEMVRDVPLPYTPDQLAQQPWDRNKIHQLFDDLEFRVLRDRLFETLAPKEPEAESGFEISGGALEIGGVVSWLAEHAVAGVRHGVSIVGNGTPGNGDVKALAIAAADDQSGYIDVTVLTPEDEAALGAWLADPAVPKALHEAKSAMHMLRGRGWTLGGLTSDTALAAYLVRPGQRSFNLDDLSLRYLRRELRAETDDTQQLSLLDDADTIDAEAAQTEMLRARAVLDLAAALDTELEQIESVPLLDDMELPLLDVLGRLEDAGIAVDVEQLELLQRQFADKVSEAANAAYEVIGKQINLGSPKQLQVVLFDELDMPKTKRTKTGYTTDADALESLYEKTEHPFLQHLLEHRDATRLKVTVDGLLKSVAEDGRIHTTFNQTIAATGRLSSTEPNLQNIPIRTDTGRQIRDTFVVGPGYAELMTADYSQIEMRIMAHLSGDEGLIEAFNSGEDLHTFVASKAFDIPLSEVHPEMRRRIKAMSYGLAYGLSAFGLSAQLKISTQEAKEQMDIYFERFGGIRDYLQDVVDQARKVGYTETLFGRRRYLPDLDSSNRQRREAAERMALNAPIQGTAADIIKVAMINVNKAIRQAGLRSRMLLQIHDELVFEVAEGERDQLETLARENMASAIALSVPLDVSVGTGRSWDSAAH; encoded by the coding sequence CGAGAAGCCCAGCCATGTGGCCGCCGCATTCGACGTGTCCCGCAAAACCTTCCGCACCGAGGCGTATCCGGAGTACAAGGCCAACCGCAGCCAGACCCCGGATGAGTTCCGCGGCCAGGTCGAGCTCACCAAAGACGTGCTCGCCGCGATGGGCATTCCGGTGATGGCGATCGACGGGTTCGAGGCCGACGATCTGATCGCCACGCTCACCACCCAGGCCACGGCCCAAGGCTTCCGGGTGCTCATCGTCTCCGGCGACCGCGATGCCATCCAGCTGGTCACCGACGATGTCACCGTGCTCTACCCGCGCAAGGGCGTCTCGGATCTCACGCGCTTCACCCCCGACGAGGTGATGACGAAGTACGGCCTCACCCCCTCCCAGTATCCGGATTACGCGGCGCTGCGCGGCGACCCGAGCGACAACCTGCCCGGCATCCCCGGCGTGGGCGAGAAGACCGCCGCCAAATGGATCCGCGAGTACGGGGATCTGAACACCTTGGTGGAGAAGGTCGACGAGGTGAAGGGCAAGGTCGGTGACGCGCTGCGCGCCAACCTGTCCAGCGTGGTGCTCAACCGGCAACTCACCGAGATGGTCCGCGATGTCCCGCTGCCCTACACCCCGGATCAGCTGGCCCAGCAACCGTGGGATCGCAACAAGATCCATCAACTCTTCGACGACCTCGAATTCCGGGTGCTGCGCGACCGGCTGTTCGAAACTCTCGCGCCGAAGGAGCCCGAGGCCGAGTCCGGCTTCGAGATCAGCGGCGGCGCCCTGGAAATCGGCGGCGTCGTGTCCTGGCTCGCCGAGCATGCCGTGGCCGGTGTGCGCCACGGTGTTTCCATCGTCGGCAACGGCACCCCGGGCAACGGTGACGTGAAGGCGCTCGCCATCGCGGCCGCCGACGACCAGAGTGGCTACATCGATGTCACCGTGCTCACCCCGGAAGACGAAGCGGCACTGGGCGCCTGGCTGGCCGACCCGGCGGTGCCGAAGGCGCTGCACGAGGCGAAGTCGGCCATGCACATGCTGCGCGGGCGCGGCTGGACCTTGGGCGGGCTCACCAGCGACACCGCGCTGGCCGCCTACCTGGTCCGTCCCGGCCAGCGCAGCTTCAATCTCGACGATCTCTCGCTGCGCTACCTGCGCCGTGAGCTGCGCGCCGAAACCGATGACACGCAACAGCTTTCGCTGCTCGACGACGCCGACACGATCGACGCCGAGGCCGCGCAGACGGAGATGCTGCGCGCCCGCGCGGTGCTCGATCTCGCCGCGGCGCTCGACACCGAGCTCGAGCAGATCGAATCCGTGCCGCTGCTCGACGATATGGAACTGCCGCTGCTCGATGTGCTCGGCCGCTTGGAGGACGCGGGCATCGCCGTCGATGTCGAGCAGCTGGAACTGCTGCAACGCCAGTTCGCCGACAAGGTCAGCGAAGCGGCCAACGCCGCCTACGAGGTGATCGGCAAGCAGATCAATCTGGGCTCGCCCAAGCAGCTGCAGGTGGTGTTGTTCGACGAGCTCGACATGCCGAAGACCAAGCGCACCAAAACCGGCTACACCACCGACGCCGACGCGCTGGAATCGCTGTACGAGAAGACGGAACACCCCTTCCTGCAGCATCTGCTCGAGCATCGCGACGCGACGCGGTTGAAGGTCACCGTCGACGGACTGCTCAAGTCGGTCGCCGAGGACGGGCGCATCCACACCACCTTCAACCAGACCATCGCCGCCACCGGCCGGCTCTCCTCCACCGAGCCGAACCTGCAGAACATCCCCATCCGCACCGACACCGGTCGCCAGATCCGCGACACCTTCGTCGTCGGCCCCGGCTACGCCGAGCTGATGACGGCCGATTACAGCCAGATCGAAATGCGCATCATGGCCCACCTTTCCGGCGACGAAGGCTTGATCGAGGCCTTCAACTCCGGTGAGGATCTGCATACCTTCGTCGCCTCCAAGGCCTTCGACATTCCGCTCTCGGAGGTGCATCCGGAGATGCGCCGCCGCATCAAGGCCATGTCCTACGGTCTCGCCTACGGTCTGAGCGCGTTCGGTCTGTCCGCGCAGCTGAAGATCAGCACGCAGGAGGCCAAGGAGCAGATGGACATCTACTTCGAGCGTTTCGGCGGCATTCGCGACTACCTGCAGGACGTCGTCGATCAGGCCCGCAAGGTCGGCTACACCGAGACTCTCTTCGGCCGCCGGCGCTACCTGCCCGACCTGGATTCCAGTAACCGCCAGCGCCGCGAGGCCGCCGAACGCATGGCGCTCAACGCCCCCATCCAGGGCACCGCCGCCGACATCATCAAGGTGGCGATGATCAACGTGAACAAGGCCATTCGGCAAGCGGGCCTGCGGTCCCGGATGCTGTTGCAGATCCACGACGAACTCGTCTTCGAGGTCGCCGAGGGCGAGCGCGACCAACTGGAAACCCTCGCGCGGGAGAACATGGCCTCGGCCATCGCGCTCTCGGTGCCGCTCGACGTTTCCGTCGGTACCGGCCGCAGCTGGGATTCCGCCGCGCACTGA